The window tgtttcattattttttccaatattaataaaataatatccccaaataaaaaggatatatataagaaatatacatattttaaaaaatatatattaataaaaataaataaataaataaataaataaatatatatatatatatatatatagatattatatatgtataatttattatttttttactattattcaaattttgttaaaatcatatattttttttcagaattataattattaataatatatatatatttttatttatttattcaagttatatatatatatatatatatatatatatttacatttatatttatttatttatatttatttatatgtatttgtttttttttttaatttgttcatatatataagatgGAAAATAGTGATTCGAATAAAGACCTTCAAGATTCCAAATCAGATAAAAGTACATCATGGGTAAAATGGTTTAATAATAGAGCATTAAGTAATTTTTTAGTAGAAGTAgataatgaatatattacagattcatttaatttatatggATTAAAAACTGAGATCCCTAATTTTAATCATCTCGTATCAATAATAGCTGGGGATGCCCCTGAAGATGATGACGATTCAAAAAATAGCTTTTCAAAAGATtgtatatgtttatattcattaataCATGCAAGATTTATAACTACACCAAAAGGTTTATCATTAATgaaagataaatatattaaaggTGATTTTGGTACTTGTCCAAGAGTTAGTTGTGCTCAACATAATGTATTACCTATTGGTTTGTTTGATCAGATGAAAATTGCCAAAGTTCATGTATATTGTCCTCTATGTCAagaaatttataaaatacatGAAGATGAAAAAGTTTATTTAGATGGATCCTTTTTTGGAACATCTTTCCCTCATATTCTTTTACAAACCTATCCATATTATGCTACATTAAAAACTCCACCCTATTGTTCTTCTAAAATTTTTGGATTTAATgtttatcataattttaCAAGAACCGAATATAAATTAGCTAAAGGGGAATTTGGAATCATAACCAGAGAAaattttcttaaaaaaaatccAAAGTATTTTAAAAAGCTTAGAAAGGAAGAACTACAAATTTCTGAAACGTAAACATAAACcacaatatatttaaatttatatgtatatgtaatataatagATATTGTGTATATGCCATATTTTAATGcacaataaaataaatagacttttattttatttaggagaacattttcataatatatataaaagatatcaaataattatttgtaGTAATAGCcaatatattcaaatattaaataaataaataaataaatatatatatatatatatatatatatatatatgtacataaatattttaaaatgtaaaataaaatgtgtttttttttttttttttaataacataGCAATGTTTCACACACaagaaaaaatacaataaaataaaataaagacATACTTATTTTCCATCCACTTCTTgaaagataatatatttataaattatttatttttaatgaatGTTGAGGTgtctattatatatatacatatataaacatatacatttcatcattattattgtgtttttttcttttttttacatttttttctttttttggttatataaagataatatttatagaCGCCTTTTTCTTATGATCATGTCTAATTTTAAGATCAgtttgttatatatatatgtgattcctttgcatattattttatttgtatatcttaaaatatttacatatatatatatatatatatatatatatatatatatatatttatcaaaaatatataaaaaaaaaaaatttatatatataatatatatatatatatatatatataatatttttttttttttttttttaagaattttataaaatttataagtttaataatttaatttaaatttttttttttttccaaaTAACAATTATctaattattatttatacgaaatcatattttaataataaaaaaagataagatttttaatgtaaatatattatatatataaatcatttttatgttccgaaaaaaaaaaaaggataaattatatatccGTTTTAACACAAAATATCCTTGCGTTACTTCTATTTGATTTgattatatgattattattttttttattgatATCCTAATAATTctattaaatatacatattacAATCTGTCTTTGAGCACTTAtgtaaaaagaaataagaaataaaaaatgcAATAGTTATAAATTTGATGCTATAGGTAATCATGTATACATACACATAAATTgattattttatctttattttatatttgagttcattttattttttcataaaataggttcaataaatttttatattaacacatttaaaaagataaataaagaaggaaaaggaaaatggaataaaatgaatgcaaagaaaaaaatatacgtatatatgtataattaaaaaaaaaaaaaaaaaaaaaaaaaaaaaaaaaaaaaaNNNNNNNNNNNNNNNNNNNNNNNNNNNNNNNNNNNNNNNNNNNNNNNNNNNNNNNNNNNNNNNNNNNNNNNNNNNNNNNNNNNNNNNNNNNNNNNNNNNNNNNNNNNNNNNNNNNNNNNNNNNNNNNNNNNNNNNNNNNNNNNNNNNNNNNNNNNNNNNNNNNNNNNNNNNNNNNNNNNNNNNNNNNNNNNNNNNNNNNNNNNNNNNNNNNNNNNNNNNNNNNNNNNNNNNNNNNNNNNNNNNNNNNNNNNNNNNNNNNNNNNNNNNNNNNNNNNNNNNNNNNNNNNNNNNNNNNNNNNNNNNNNNNNNNNNNNNNNNNNNNNNNNNNNNNNNNNNNNNNNNNNNNNNNNNNNNNNNNNNNNNNNNNNNNNNNNNNNNNNNNNNNNNNNNNNNNNNNNNNATAAAACATTTATACATAACTTTTCTTAACACacaaaaaacaaaaataaaaaaaaaaaaaaagggaaaaatgaaaaaaagaaaaatacatgaccttatattttgtgcaaaaaaaaaaaaacaaacaaaagaaatataataataaaaacacaCACGTTGATTGTATtagcaaaaaaaaaaaaaaaaaaaaaaaaagtaacttaagaaaaaaaatataatatatatatatatatatatatattatatatatatagcaAGTTAGAAATGTATTAAAACACActtattacatataaacatatatttatataatattcttttttattctattcaaacattatatgatttgttttttatttttatatataaaatcttattacatatatatttttcataatatttcaattaaaattatatatataataaaaaaaaaaaaaaattaaaaaaaaaaaaaaaataaataatagtagttatatatgtataattgtgtttgatatatatttatatatatatatataagatatttatatataataacaattaaagaacttaaaaaaataagaaaagaaaaagaaaaaataaaagaagtaatatgaatgaaaaaaatagtaACATAGAACGACCccttaatattatataagaaaaaaaaaaaaaaaatgaaaaagaaattattgTGCTTAAGATTAtcatatcatatataaatatatatcttataaCAATTTATTTAGTTCAATATCCCTCTTGGTATATtgtgttattatatataaatatatacatttccatttatacatatacataatattattacattttaatatatatttttctgAGTGATCATCATTGTGTATGCGTATCCtctataaaatttatatatagtgTTCACATGCATTGAAATAATTAATAcattacattttatatatataaaaaaaaatgtggtcaaaaagaaaaaaaaataagcaaatataaataaaatatatatatatatatatatatatatatatatatgcatatacatatgaagttattatttttgccttattataaaaaaaaatttcgaaaatagaaattttttctattaCTCACATGATGTTCTTTAGCTGTAAAAGAAAAcatcataataaatatatagttattcacatgtatatatatatatatatatatatatatttataatattttaaatgaataaaaatatattaattatatacatatatatattattatatatataataataataataataattatgtactatttttatttatttaaaataagtgtactagaaaaattaagcagataaaatattatgtacattataacaatatatataagaagaaaaaaatatttatgtgtaATTCAAgatgaataataattttaatataaatgtacaAATGGATGAAGAATCTGTTAAGAAATATGAAGCAGAagtaaataattattttgcAAAATTGTACACAGGGGATATTACAGTAAATACTATGctagatatattaaaaggtTTATCTAGTTCCCCTAAAGGATCgaaaaataatgatgtGTATAAATGTATGTTATTAGTACTGTTTAATGAATGTAAATTTTTTCCAAAATATCCACCTGAAGAATTAGATATAACAGCTAAGTTATTTGgaaaattaattaaaaataatctGTTAATGGATTATGGCAATGCATTAAATATCGCTCTCATGTGTATACTAGAAGCTATTcgaaaagaaaatgatataaaaatgtttaaCTTTGGTATAACTGCATTAGAACAATTTgaagaatatttattatgttatccaagttttttatcatcattattaacAATGAATAATTTAAGAAAGTATAATCCTCAGTATGTTACACATtataatgatttattaaGTATACTCCCAGAACATATAAGATCTATGCCATATATAGAACCTtctattataataaaaataaaacaacTTTATTCTATGAATACAAATAAGGTAAACCCTactataaataatatgcaATTAATAAATGATGAGCACACCAATTATGTTTCACTCAACAGAAACAATAACATGAATAATAACATCAGCAATAACATGAATAATAACATCAGCAATAACATGAATAATAACATCAACAATAACATGAATAATAACATCAACAATAACATGAATAATAACATCAACAATAACATGAATAACTaccataataataataataatataaatgaaaatattaaaattggTCTACATATGGATAGatcaaattataataatgaaaatataacCCTTATTAACgataatacaaataataataatattattattaataataataatattaataatgatatatataataacaatatgaatggatatgatattaatcatgataatattaataaacGAAATAATTCCATAAATGTTGTGAACGTTCTGGATGGTAtcttaaataataataataataataatttaaacaatgataatttattatccagtattaataatatggtACCAAATTATCAACAACAAGTACCAAACTTCTCGcaacatattaataatgatatcTCTTCAAATATTAAcgataatattattttaaaaaataaaaacatgaacaataatataaatagcaatatttttaatacaaACCATTTTCCCATAACTAACAAAAACAATGTTagttataataacaatatttgtaatatattaaataatgaaaattcaaataacaatattaataataatgaaaatcAACTATATCTAAACAAACCTTACTTAAATTCAACAAAAGACATCATACatcaatataataaaaatgtaaacaTATTAGGAACGAATAGCAATATTAAAAGAGATATAAATTCTAAACTTACACATGGATttaatcaaaataatttagAAAGTAATATACCAAACGTGATAGATAATTCAATAAACATGGGCATAAAGGAACATGTCAAGAATATATTAGATCacaaaaaagataatatgaacaatatgaacaatatgaataatatgaataatgtgaataacatgaataatgtgaataacatgaataatgtgaataacatgaataatgtgaataatgtgaataatgtgaataatgtgaataatGTGAATAACATGAATAACATGAATAACATGAATAACATGAATAacatgaataatatgaataacaTGAACAACATGAACAACATGAACAACATGAACAACATGAATAACATGAACAATGTGCAAAATGTCAACATtcaacataataataataactaCAATTTGATTAAGACAAAAGAACAATCATCGGATATTATAGAAACTTTCTATGATcaaattcaaaaaaaattaccAAATAATCTAAACGCAAACAATATAAACGGTTTCGGTTTAGGACAAATAGAATGTTTAATGGATGCTACGGAACTTACCAAAAATATTATCCTTCCCTCATCCATAATTATAGGAGAAGTTTTTAGTATTTTTAACACCTTGTGCCTATTTAATAttgatgaaaaaataaaaatctTAAAAGATTTTATGCAACCTGATTATTTTAATTGGCTAGCATTTTATATCGTAAAATCAAGAGCTTCTAAAGAAGTAAATTTGCACAACGTATTTTTAGAATTTATTGATAAATTAAGCTATCCATTATTTATAGATACAATTATTAGTATGACCTATGATTGTAtacttatattatttaaatatataaacgAACTAAAAGAAGTTAGTGCTTTCAGAAcagttttaaaaaatttaggTTCATGGTTAGGATTCATAACCTTAGGAAGAAATAGACCACTGaaatcaaaaatattagaTTTAAAAGTAGTTCTATTTGAAGCATATGATAAAGGTTGTTTAGTTTGTATATTACCTATGGTATGTAAAATTTTGGAATCTATAAAATTAtcaaaaaattttaaacCTCCAAATCCTTGGACTACTGCAATGTTATGTTTATTAACAGAAATTCATGAACTTCCAAATGTCAAAACATACATCATATTTGAAGTTGAGGTATtgtttaaaaatttatcCTTAAACATTCAAGAATTCCAAAATAAAACTATATTGCTTAGTAAAAGGATGCCTCcacaaaataaaaaaagcGATTTTGTTATgtcaaaaaataatatgaacaataaaaatatcatcacaaataataacaataacaacaataataataataataacaacaataataataataataatattaatctgaatgatttaaatattatttctagTACTAATAATTTTAACCTACCTGTggatttaaaaaatatatatatgaaagaaaatagatcaaatgttaataatatatataacataaataattctATTAATGATAGTACCAAATTAGAGGAACTACAAAATATTTCACAAAACATATTATCAAATAATAGAATAAATACTGAAATAGATACTTCttttaatacaaataatcAACCATCCttaaatattatagaaTCTCATTGGAACcaaaatgaaattaataagaaaattaaTCCTCTAACAAATGACGCTAGTTTAGTTTCTTCCTTTAATCCTCCAgatttaaaattaattaattcaAATACATCACAAAAAGTCGTATACAATCAAAATAGAAATCATTATATTGTTAACAATGATCAACATATAGCAAATGTAAATTCTAATATGAATCGAACGTcaaacataaataataatatatgtgatGTTAACAAAAATAGTAATCATAAATTTCTACAAAGTTTAGGTAATGCAGTAATTATATCCCCATCTATTGCATTATTTCAAATACAACCAACCTTAAAACGAGTAGTTCCGGTAGCTGTTGATAGAGCAATAAGAGAAATAATAGCATCCATATTAGAAAGATCAGTATCCATTTGCTGTGTGACTACTAGagaaataatatgtaaagATTTTTGTTTAGAAacaaatgaatatttaatacGTAAGGCAGCTCATATTATGGTTGCATCTTTGGCTAGCTCTTTAGCATTAGCTACATGCAAAGAACCATTACGTATATCACTAACACAACATTTAAGACAATTATTACAACCAACTAGTACAAAGGATTGTAATGATCAAGTGCTTATAGAACAGGTTGTTCAAATATTATGTGCAGATAATTTAGAATTAGGTTGTAATTTAATTGAACAGGCTGTTATTGAAAAAGCtataaaagatattaaCGAATCATTAGAACCATTATTTTTAACCAAAGAAATAGCTAGAGAAAGTGATATCTCTCTTAGAGAATCAAACCATCTTAgtaaatcaaaaaaaatgcaATTAGAATTCTcacatattttaaatttagAAAATCCAATAACAAGTaaacatttaaatatatataccaattttataaatatatctcCCTTAAAAAAGTTGGAAGCAGCTGTTAAAGCATTAacattaatttataaaaatattaatgatattAAGGATTCAAACAAAGCAACTCCTCCATACCAATATAATGGAAAtttaatacaaaataatgaagaaataaataattacTCCAAAGCAAATACAATTACACATTCATCAAacataaaagaaaaaatatacatatcaaaagatgatataaagataaatgaaaaaaggaatttagaaaaatataatataaataataaaccAAAAAATGACCATCATATTGgaaatatacaaaataataataataataataataataaagaaaattataacgaacaaaatgttttatcaaataatattacattaGAAGTTAATTTACAATTACATAaagttttaaaaaaattggaACTAGCCACAGGACAATTAAAAGAAGCTAttaatgatattattaatttacctccaatattatttaatgttaataaagaaataaatttagctaatgttaataaaatgaatttatatttattatatagtCTATCTGTTGATGGAAATATTTTCAATCTAATAAAATCCATACCAGAAATAGCTGctttaacaaaaaataaatatgaaactataatttcatatacaaataaaatatatacctTTCTTTTAGAAATAACATTACCAAGCCAGCAAACACAAGTAAGTATTAAATCCATTCATGTTACGGGTATATACTTAGAAgtatttttatgtatattagaaaaattaaaatataaatgtcCTTTATTGAAGGATCATATAACGAACATTATAATGTTCAACAAGAACAAATACGAGAATgtatcaaaaaataataataataatggaAATAATACAAACAATCAAATGTCtcatataaatgtaaaagGAGAActatataatgataatattaatttagaaaataaaaataaagatatagATACACAAAACTGTCCAAATGATCAAGACcaatatatgaatatgtataaatataatgtaaatGTTACTGCAGGCTTAATAAGATAcaatttaattaatatagaaaaatataaaaaatatttagaGAAAGAACtcattaataataaagaaaataatactAACCTAATAGAATTTGTTATATTacttttgaaaaatattttaatagattttcatatatatagatataatgattttcaaaatatattctcTTTAATAAACAAATTTAAAACAGAAggcaaaaaaaaaaaaaacgcACTTCAGAATAAAACGATTTATGTACACGGCTGGGgaaatgtaaatataaaagaagcAATCGATAAGTTAAATATCGAAGCTCAAAAgattaaagaaaataatgaaacTGTCTATTTTTCAGATGTAATGCAATTCTGCGtagaatattttaataaggAACAGGAGGaagatgaaaaagaaaaagaacaaGATGAACAAGAAGAACAAGAAGAACAAGAAGAACAAGAAGAACAAATAGAACAAGAAGAAcaaaaagaacaaaaagaacaaaaagaacaaaacatcgaacaaataataaaaagtaaaGGCGAAGAAAtcaaaaataatgaaaaaataaatgagGAAGAAAAccaaaataataaaaaaaaagatgatCAAACAAAAGTAAATGGAGATGATGTAAATAAAGATGACACATATAAgaatgatataaaatatgatgagaataaaaatgataaagataataacgaagaattaaaacaaataaatgaagaaaaagttgagactaaaaaaaagaaaaaagaaaaacaaaaaaaagcaaaaatattagtacaaaataatgaaaatacaaataatatcgaaaataaacaaaatcAAGAAACTATCATAAATGAAAgcataaataaaaataaaaaagaagagatagatataaaaaaatcaGTAGATAATTATTCAGAAAACCTTAAAAGGGAATGTACTGAAAgtttaataaatacaaaCAAAGATCAACCTTGTGATATTGCTTCTCAAGAAAGTAATGAACTTATTAACAATTCAGGAatcaaaaagaaaaataccaaaaaaaaggaaaaaaaaaataaaaaactaAATGAAGAGtgtaaagaaaaaatggaTGAAGAAACtaaagaaaaaatggatgaagaaaaaaaagaaacaataaatgaagaaaaaaaagaaacaataaatgaagaaaaaaaagaaaaaatagatgaagaaaaaaaagaaaaaataaatgaagaaaagaaagacaaaataaatgaagaaaaaaataataaattaataaaagaatcacttataaataaaaatgacaAGAATCACGTTCAATTTCAATATTCCAATAATGACATTAAACGAgataatcaaaataaatatgttcaatataaaaagaaatatttaaaaat of the Plasmodium reichenowi strain SY57 chromosome 11, whole genome shotgun sequence genome contains:
- a CDS encoding casein kinase II beta chain; translation: MENSDSNKDLQDSKSDKSTSWVKWFNNRALSNFLVEVDNEYITDSFNLYGLKTEIPNFNHLVSIIAGDAPEDDDDSKNSFSKDCICLYSLIHARFITTPKGLSLMKDKYIKGDFGTCPRVSCAQHNVLPIGLFDQMKIAKVHVYCPLCQEIYKIHEDEKVYLDGSFFGTSFPHILLQTYPYYATLKTPPYCSSKIFGFNVYHNFTRTEYKLAKGEFGIITRENFLKKNPKYFKKLRKEELQISET
- a CDS encoding CCR4-NOT transcription complex subunit 1, putative, yielding MNNNFNINVQMDEESVKKYEAEVNNYFAKLYTGDITVNTMLDILKGLSSSPKGSKNNDVYKCMLLVLFNECKFFPKYPPEELDITAKLFGKLIKNNLLMDYGNALNIALMCILEAIRKENDIKMFNFGITALEQFEEYLLCYPSFLSSLLTMNNLRKYNPQYVTHYNDLLSILPEHIRSMPYIEPSIIIKIKQLYSMNTNKVNPTINNMQLINDEHTNYVSLNRNNNMNNNISNNMNNNISNNMNNNINNNMNNNINNNMNNNINNNMNNYHNNNNNINENIKIGLHMDRSNYNNENITLINDNTNNNNIIINNNNINNDIYNNNMNGYDINHDNINKRNNSINVVNVLDGILNNNNNNNLNNDNLLSSINNMVPNYQQQVPNFSQHINNDISSNINDNIILKNKNMNNNINSNIFNTNHFPITNKNNVSYNNNICNILNNENSNNNINNNENQLYLNKPYLNSTKDIIHQYNKNVNILGTNSNIKRDINSKLTHGFNQNNLESNIPNVIDNSINMGIKEHVKNILDHKKDNMNNMNNMNNMNNVNNMNNVNNMNNVNNMNNVNNVNNVNNVNNVNNMNNMNNMNNMNNMNNMNNMNNMNNMNNMNNMNNMNNVQNVNIQHNNNNYNLIKTKEQSSDIIETFYDQIQKKLPNNLNANNINGFGLGQIECLMDATELTKNIILPSSIIIGEVFSIFNTLCLFNIDEKIKILKDFMQPDYFNWLAFYIVKSRASKEVNLHNVFLEFIDKLSYPLFIDTIISMTYDCILILFKYINELKEVSAFRTVLKNLGSWLGFITLGRNRPLKSKILDLKVVLFEAYDKGCLVCILPMVCKILESIKLSKNFKPPNPWTTAMLCLLTEIHELPNVKTYIIFEVEVLFKNLSLNIQEFQNKTILLSKRMPPQNKKSDFVMSKNNMNNKNIITNNNNNNNNNNNNNNNNNNNINLNDLNIISSTNNFNLPVDLKNIYMKENRSNVNNIYNINNSINDSTKLEELQNISQNILSNNRINTEIDTSFNTNNQPSLNIIESHWNQNEINKKINPLTNDASLVSSFNPPDLKLINSNTSQKVVYNQNRNHYIVNNDQHIANVNSNMNRTSNINNNICDVNKNSNHKFLQSLGNAVIISPSIALFQIQPTLKRVVPVAVDRAIREIIASILERSVSICCVTTREIICKDFCLETNEYLIRKAAHIMVASLASSLALATCKEPLRISLTQHLRQLLQPTSTKDCNDQVLIEQVVQILCADNLELGCNLIEQAVIEKAIKDINESLEPLFLTKEIARESDISLRESNHLSKSKKMQLEFSHILNLENPITSKHLNIYTNFINISPLKKLEAAVKALTLIYKNINDIKDSNKATPPYQYNGNLIQNNEEINNYSKANTITHSSNIKEKIYISKDDIKINEKRNLEKYNINNKPKNDHHIGNIQNNNNNNNNKENYNEQNVLSNNITLEVNLQLHKVLKKLELATGQLKEAINDIINLPPILFNVNKEINLANVNKMNLYLLYSLSVDGNIFNLIKSIPEIAALTKNKYETIISYTNKIYTFLLEITLPSQQTQVSIKSIHVTGIYLEVFLCILEKLKYKCPLLKDHITNIIMFNKNKYENVSKNNNNNGNNTNNQMSHINVKGELYNDNINLENKNKDIDTQNCPNDQDQYMNMYKYNVNVTAGLIRYNLINIEKYKKYLEKELINNKENNTNLIEFVILLLKNILIDFHIYRYNDFQNIFSLINKFKTEGKKKKNALQNKTIYVHGWGNVNIKEAIDKLNIEAQKIKENNETVYFSDVMQFCVEYFNKEQEEDEKEKEQDEQEEQEEQEEQEEQIEQEEQKEQKEQKEQNIEQIIKSKGEEIKNNEKINEEENQNNKKKDDQTKVNGDDVNKDDTYKNDIKYDENKNDKDNNEELKQINEEKVETKKKKKEKQKKAKILVQNNENTNNIENKQNQETIINESINKNKKEEIDIKKSVDNYSENLKRECTESLINTNKDQPCDIASQESNELINNSGIKKKNTKKKEKKNKKLNEECKEKMDEETKEKMDEEKKETINEEKKETINEEKKEKIDEEKKEKINEEKKDKINEEKNNKLIKESLINKNDKNHVQFQYSNNDIKRDNQNKYVQYKKKYLKILMNPKHLTTLTQIIDFCLNTNWNIIQIKKKSKIFKDKGVGGLRVVPRPQQVTNEHEEIISFAFNQWVKLTSLNNIDNPNESYMKFFQSISNQGLLKIDSNIDNFFTVCIYKAVEGACTVLNIYEEQKEHGTECGSANVDIKEKNNINLSLDDMNNNNNNLQGEQTTEFMNNNNGSATAEISDNKDNTINNDCNKNNNSTKKGKSNKTDEVDVNSLKSEQEKKDTEDGNNTSEKKKDKKKKKDKKNNHDINNNNNKNESCIEKTENNQENNNDTNNEFNKNKDIYIENNEEPYLDDTYSDISSCNLTFYSNISNKSENISDEEEYTDCVGNNENTTKGFNYKKEEILKNLTSAINQSIGINIDDIQNKMQSNIMNEVNQDNKLNDNYQINADKKIEDLYKSENFNMGDIKYEDVIIGVYEKMEQNKIKNDNNNNDDDNNNNDDDDNNNNDDDNNNNDDDNNNNDDNNNNNNSKKCDKNNDDHNIQTNNYSQSDIPNKICNVNTNINDNENSNLASHVNIKNQFNNNNNNLNKDNINKSTYYTYNSNDKSLSELERNILLNDTLDTTTIDALAKMIICMMKLIDIQQISPFVLFQKVMNIFCRIIVYESRKNKSNFNQRPYYRLFLSILIEINKYEKSFEDIYNKFILAFGYYLCILNPIRVPAFVFAWLELISHKLFLPEILKSSKGWYIYNKLLIYLLEFLYIFLKNNYLTDSIKILYRGTLRTLLILLHDFPEFLCVYNFSFCNVIPLNCVQLRNLILSAFPRNIKLPHPFNPNLKIDELPEIKIPPVILNNFTFILIDYNIKKDINNYFLKRNTIYLQKIHKKLIIKNKMKALYLKTKYNVSLINAVVLYIGMSLPSSILIFHNSSQSHPAIEIILYLTYKFDMEGRHYLFSSIANHLRYPNSHTHYFSCLLLWIFKVSNTEIINEQITGILIERLIVHRPHPWGLLITFIELIRNPIFKFWKCSFVSVVPEIENMFQSIAHSCLINQMEQYQNVSSMGINSSINNTNNSENENNKISVMNNINIYSNNNTTTTTTTSTNNNNNNNNNNNNNNNNNNNNNNSSSNNSSNNNHYNILNNTNVALHLKNVNHLNALNPKNVNIQNNYRNNDINSTNINNTNNKNLDNNNYNNYSISTQNMINNIKNFNNLNINNFPSNNMNNIKNIDNTHTKANINNYFIKNNIPSNISNHMSFNAQNNININKHHPLNEQNNNKEFSNMNQNIIHNYNIYSHPIQTSETNIMDPNIFNINDNKRKNMTIEKDAYMKEIKRNIQNNNFINHENNKNTNAFNNNMVDHNLKNFLNQKKKI